The following proteins are co-located in the Micromonospora viridifaciens genome:
- the glgA gene encoding glycogen synthase translates to MSDIARLRVDLLTREYPPEVYGGAGVHVEYLARELRRLADVRVHCFGAPREEPGVTAYAEPAELAGANPALRTMGVDLAMAAGCAGTDVVHSHTWYANLAGHTAKLLHGVPHVVTAHSLEPLRPWKAEQLGGGYALSSWCERTAYEAADAVIAVSAGMRRDVLAAYPAVDPDRVRVVHNGIDTVQYTPDRGTDVVDRLGIDPARPSVVYVGRITRQKGLPYLLRAARELPADTQLVLLAGAPDTPDIAAEVEGLVAELRANRSGVVWIAAMLPKREVIQVLTHATIFACPSVYEPMGIVNLEAMACETAVVATATGGIPEVVADGETGLLVPIEQATDGTGRPLHPERFVADLAARLNELLADPARAAEYGRAGRRRAVEHFSWDTIAQRTLEVYRSVGAAG, encoded by the coding sequence ATGAGCGATATCGCACGCCTGCGCGTCGACCTGCTCACCCGGGAGTACCCGCCGGAGGTGTACGGCGGCGCCGGGGTGCACGTCGAGTACCTGGCGCGCGAGCTGCGCCGCCTCGCCGACGTACGGGTGCACTGCTTCGGCGCGCCGCGCGAGGAGCCGGGGGTCACCGCGTACGCCGAGCCGGCCGAGCTGGCCGGCGCGAACCCGGCGCTGCGGACCATGGGCGTCGACCTGGCGATGGCGGCGGGCTGCGCCGGCACCGACGTGGTGCACAGCCACACCTGGTACGCCAACCTGGCCGGGCACACCGCGAAGCTGCTGCACGGGGTGCCGCACGTGGTCACCGCGCACAGTCTGGAGCCGCTGCGCCCGTGGAAGGCCGAGCAGCTCGGCGGGGGCTACGCGCTCTCCTCGTGGTGCGAGCGGACGGCGTACGAGGCCGCCGACGCGGTGATCGCGGTCAGCGCGGGGATGCGGCGGGACGTGCTGGCCGCGTACCCGGCGGTGGACCCGGACCGGGTGCGGGTGGTCCACAACGGCATCGACACCGTCCAGTACACGCCGGACCGCGGCACCGACGTGGTGGATCGGCTCGGCATCGACCCGGCCCGCCCCAGCGTGGTGTACGTCGGCCGGATCACCCGGCAGAAGGGCCTGCCGTACCTGCTGCGGGCGGCCCGGGAGCTGCCCGCCGACACCCAGCTGGTGCTGCTCGCCGGCGCCCCGGACACCCCGGACATCGCCGCCGAGGTGGAGGGGCTGGTCGCCGAGCTGCGGGCCAACCGCTCGGGCGTGGTCTGGATCGCCGCGATGCTGCCCAAGCGGGAGGTGATCCAGGTGCTCACCCACGCCACGATCTTCGCCTGCCCGTCCGTGTACGAGCCGATGGGCATCGTCAACCTGGAGGCGATGGCCTGCGAGACGGCCGTGGTGGCGACCGCCACCGGCGGGATACCCGAGGTGGTCGCCGACGGCGAGACCGGGCTGCTGGTGCCGATCGAGCAGGCCACCGACGGCACCGGCCGGCCGCTGCACCCGGAGCGGTTCGTGGCCGACCTGGCCGCCCGGCTCAACGAGTTGCTGGCCGACCCGGCGCGGGCGGCCGAGTACGGCCGGGCCGGGCGGCGCCGGGCGGTCGAGCACTTCTCCTGGGACACGATCGCGCAGCGGACCCTCGAGGTGTACCGGTCGGTGGGCGCCGCCGGCTAA
- a CDS encoding type II toxin-antitoxin system VapC family toxin yields MASEPVRAVAARSGDAATTLVDTNVLLDIFTEDPRWAEWSGEALAAARDAGALVINPIVYAEVSVRFATIEELDDALPAADFLREELPYPAGFLAGKAYARCRAQGGTKRSLIADFYIGAHAAVCGYRLLTRDGARYRTYFPKLALITPTGEGFG; encoded by the coding sequence GTGGCGAGTGAACCGGTCCGGGCCGTCGCCGCCCGATCGGGTGACGCCGCCACCACCCTGGTCGACACCAACGTCCTGCTGGACATCTTCACCGAGGACCCGCGCTGGGCGGAGTGGTCGGGCGAGGCCCTGGCCGCCGCCCGGGACGCCGGCGCACTGGTCATCAACCCGATCGTGTACGCCGAGGTTTCGGTGCGCTTCGCCACCATCGAGGAACTCGACGACGCGCTGCCCGCGGCGGATTTCCTGCGCGAGGAGCTGCCCTATCCGGCGGGCTTCCTCGCCGGCAAGGCGTACGCGAGGTGTCGCGCGCAGGGCGGCACCAAGCGCTCACTGATCGCTGACTTCTACATCGGAGCCCATGCCGCGGTGTGCGGGTACCGGCTGTTGACCCGGGACGGTGCCCGATACCGCACGTACTTCCCGAAGCTGGCGCTGATTACGCCGACGGGTGAGGGGTTCGGATAA
- a CDS encoding AbrB/MazE/SpoVT family DNA-binding domain-containing protein produces MKLNSKGQVTIPAALRARHGLHEGDEVDVVEEGGALRIVRVSGAESRGQRLVRHMRGRGGAREAEGMSTDELMDLLRGE; encoded by the coding sequence ATGAAGCTGAACAGCAAGGGCCAGGTGACCATCCCCGCCGCCCTGCGCGCCCGCCACGGGCTGCACGAGGGCGACGAGGTCGATGTCGTCGAGGAGGGCGGCGCGTTGCGGATTGTCCGGGTGAGCGGCGCCGAGAGCCGGGGACAACGGCTGGTCCGGCACATGCGCGGGCGGGGTGGGGCTCGAGAGGCCGAGGGGATGTCCACGGACGAGCTGATGGACCTGCTCCGTGGCGAGTGA
- a CDS encoding alpha-1,4-glucan--maltose-1-phosphate maltosyltransferase: protein MTGRFPIEDVSPVVSCGRYPAKAVVGELVPVSARAYREGHDALGCNVVWLGPDGAARPFTRMRPGEPGQDRWHATIRPDAVGEWRFAVEAFQDPYLTWQNAVTKKLAAGQGPAELANDLAEGARVLEAALELVPDADRARVRAAVVALRDDDGELPRRVGPALDLAPLLWDHPVRELVTTGDEYRLWVDRPRALFSAWYEFFPRSEGAIPATVDAPARSGTFRTAMERLPGVAAMGFDVLYLPPIHPIGRINRKGRNNSLTAGPDDVGSPWAIGAAEGGHDAIHPDLGTPEDFREFLAAAAEQGLEVAMDLALQCAPDHPWVTDHPEWFTTRADGSIAYAENPPKKYQDIYPLNFDNDPDGIRAEILRVVLHWVGEGIRIFRVDNPHTKPVDFWHWLIWEVKRVEPDVLFLAEAFTRPAMMHGLGRIGFTQSYTYFTWRTTAAELRAYCEELVAAADYMRPNFWPNTPDILHESLQHGGPPMFRIRAVLASLLSPSWGIYAGYELFEHVARPGAEEYLDNEKYELRPRDWAGAEAHGRSLAPFLATLNRVRRDNPALHRLRNLRFHEIDNPALLCWSKHDPDTGNTVIVICSFDSREVQWGNTTLDMPALGLDWHERFTVHDELTGTSYDWGQRNAVRLDPYLQPAHVFTVRRPTPPAVPEPATAAPAELTVAAVPADLSGGTAPTAPAVKDDQRWSS, encoded by the coding sequence GTGACCGGAAGGTTCCCGATCGAAGACGTCTCCCCCGTCGTCTCCTGCGGTCGCTACCCGGCCAAGGCGGTGGTGGGCGAGCTGGTGCCCGTCTCGGCCCGCGCGTACCGCGAGGGGCACGACGCGCTCGGCTGCAACGTGGTCTGGCTGGGCCCGGACGGCGCGGCCCGCCCGTTCACCCGGATGCGTCCCGGCGAGCCGGGCCAGGACCGCTGGCACGCCACCATCCGCCCGGACGCGGTGGGCGAGTGGCGGTTCGCCGTGGAGGCGTTCCAGGATCCGTACCTGACCTGGCAGAACGCGGTGACCAAGAAGCTCGCCGCCGGCCAGGGCCCGGCCGAGCTGGCCAACGACCTGGCCGAGGGCGCCCGGGTGCTGGAGGCGGCCCTGGAGCTGGTCCCGGACGCCGATCGGGCGCGGGTCCGGGCGGCGGTGGTCGCGCTGCGCGACGACGACGGCGAGCTGCCCCGGCGGGTCGGTCCGGCGCTCGACCTGGCCCCGTTGCTCTGGGACCATCCGGTCCGGGAGCTGGTCACCACCGGCGACGAGTACCGGCTCTGGGTGGACCGCCCCCGGGCGCTCTTCTCCGCCTGGTACGAGTTCTTCCCCCGCTCGGAGGGGGCGATCCCGGCGACTGTGGACGCGCCGGCCCGGTCGGGCACCTTCCGGACCGCGATGGAACGGCTGCCGGGCGTCGCGGCGATGGGCTTCGACGTGCTGTACCTGCCGCCGATCCACCCGATCGGCCGGATCAACCGCAAGGGCCGCAACAATTCGCTCACCGCCGGGCCCGACGACGTGGGCTCGCCGTGGGCGATCGGCGCCGCCGAGGGCGGCCACGACGCCATCCACCCCGACCTGGGTACGCCGGAGGACTTCCGCGAGTTCCTCGCCGCCGCCGCCGAGCAGGGCCTGGAGGTGGCGATGGACCTGGCGTTGCAGTGCGCCCCGGACCACCCGTGGGTGACCGACCACCCGGAATGGTTCACCACGCGGGCCGACGGCAGCATCGCGTACGCGGAGAACCCGCCGAAGAAGTACCAGGACATCTACCCGCTGAACTTCGACAACGACCCCGACGGCATCCGGGCGGAGATCCTGCGGGTGGTGCTGCACTGGGTCGGCGAGGGCATCCGCATCTTCCGGGTGGACAACCCGCACACCAAGCCGGTCGACTTCTGGCACTGGCTGATCTGGGAGGTGAAGCGGGTCGAGCCGGACGTGCTCTTCCTCGCCGAGGCGTTCACCCGCCCGGCGATGATGCACGGGCTGGGCAGGATCGGCTTCACCCAGTCGTACACCTATTTCACCTGGCGCACGACGGCGGCGGAGCTGCGGGCGTACTGCGAGGAGCTGGTCGCGGCGGCCGACTACATGCGGCCCAACTTCTGGCCCAACACGCCCGACATCCTCCACGAGTCGCTGCAGCACGGCGGCCCGCCGATGTTCAGGATCCGGGCGGTGCTGGCGTCGCTGCTCTCCCCCTCCTGGGGCATCTACGCCGGCTACGAGCTGTTCGAGCACGTGGCCCGCCCCGGCGCGGAGGAATACCTGGACAACGAGAAGTACGAGCTGCGCCCGCGGGACTGGGCCGGCGCCGAGGCGCACGGCCGCTCGCTCGCCCCGTTCCTCGCCACCCTCAACCGGGTACGTCGCGACAATCCGGCCCTGCACCGGCTGCGCAACCTGCGCTTCCACGAGATCGACAACCCGGCGCTGCTCTGCTGGTCGAAGCACGACCCGGACACCGGCAACACGGTGATCGTGATCTGCTCGTTCGACTCCCGCGAGGTCCAGTGGGGCAACACCACGCTGGACATGCCGGCGCTCGGCCTCGACTGGCACGAGCGCTTCACCGTGCACGACGAGCTGACCGGGACCAGCTACGACTGGGGGCAGCGCAACGCCGTCCGGCTCGACCCTTACCTGCAACCCGCGCACGTGTTCACCGTGCGGCGGCCCACCCCGCCGGCCGTGCCCGAGCCGGCGACCGCGGCGCCGGCGGAGCTGACCGTCGCCGCCGTACCCGCCGACCTCTCCGGCGGCACCGCCCCGACCGCACCGGCCGTGAAGGACGACCAACGATGGAGCAGCTGA
- the glgB gene encoding 1,4-alpha-glucan branching protein GlgB: MEQLISGEAYDPHAVLGAHPADGRTTIRTMRRGAADVAVLVGDERHPMKRVHDVGVFEAVLPGEVLDYRVEVDGTVHDDPYRHPPTLGELDLHLIGEGRHERLWEALGARVLDGGVAFAVWAPNARGVRVVGDFTGWAPDDGWPMRSLGASGVWEIFVPGAPVGARYKYRVLGADGHWRDKADPLAARTEVPPATASVVHRSTYEWGDAAWLTRRGQRRPHQEPMSVYEVHLGSWRPGLGYRELAEQLTAYVTELGFTHVEFLPVMEHPFGGSWGYQVTGYYAPTARFGDPDEFRHLVDRLHQAGIGVILDWVPAHFPKDDWALARFDGTPLYEHPDPRRGEHPDWGTYVFDFGRREVRNFLVANALYWCEQFHADGLRVDAVASMLYLDYSRQEGQWVPNVHGGRENLEAIALLQEVNATVHKHHPGVVMVAEESTAWPGVTRPTSDGGLGFGFKWNMGWMHDTLLYTSKDPIYRQHHHHQLTFSLAYAWSENYVLPISHDEVVHGKGSLVGKMPGDTWQRLANVRALLAYMWAHPGKQLLFMGCELADDREWSEERGLDWYLLHDPARAGVQRLVGDLNRIYRATPALWAQDTEPAGFRWISGDDAANNTVSFVRIAPDGRTLVCVANFSAVPLEGYRVGLPAGGTWAEVLNTDAHHYGGSGVGNLGAVHAESVPWHGMPASAALRVPPLGVLWLRRD; this comes from the coding sequence ATGGAGCAGCTGATCTCCGGCGAGGCGTACGACCCGCACGCCGTGCTCGGCGCGCATCCCGCCGACGGACGCACCACCATCCGGACCATGCGCCGGGGCGCGGCCGACGTGGCCGTGCTCGTCGGCGACGAACGCCACCCGATGAAGCGGGTGCACGACGTCGGCGTCTTCGAGGCGGTGCTGCCCGGCGAGGTGCTCGACTACCGGGTCGAGGTCGACGGCACGGTGCACGACGACCCGTACCGCCACCCGCCGACTCTGGGCGAGCTGGACCTGCACCTGATCGGCGAGGGGCGGCACGAGCGGCTGTGGGAGGCGCTCGGCGCGCGGGTCCTCGACGGGGGCGTCGCGTTCGCCGTGTGGGCCCCCAACGCCCGCGGGGTGCGGGTGGTCGGCGACTTCACCGGCTGGGCGCCGGACGACGGCTGGCCGATGCGTTCGCTCGGCGCGAGCGGCGTGTGGGAGATCTTCGTGCCGGGCGCGCCGGTCGGCGCCCGCTACAAGTACCGGGTCCTCGGCGCCGACGGGCACTGGCGCGACAAGGCCGACCCGCTCGCCGCGCGTACCGAGGTGCCGCCGGCCACCGCCTCGGTGGTGCACCGCTCGACGTACGAGTGGGGCGACGCGGCCTGGCTGACGCGGCGGGGGCAGCGCCGGCCGCACCAGGAGCCGATGAGCGTGTACGAGGTGCACCTCGGCTCGTGGCGGCCCGGCCTCGGCTACCGGGAGCTGGCCGAGCAGCTCACCGCGTACGTGACCGAGCTGGGCTTCACCCACGTGGAGTTCCTGCCGGTGATGGAGCACCCGTTCGGCGGCTCCTGGGGCTACCAGGTCACCGGCTACTACGCCCCCACCGCCCGGTTCGGCGACCCGGACGAGTTCCGGCACCTGGTCGACCGGCTGCACCAGGCCGGGATCGGGGTGATCCTCGACTGGGTGCCCGCGCACTTCCCCAAGGACGACTGGGCGCTGGCCCGCTTCGACGGCACCCCGCTGTACGAGCACCCCGACCCGCGCCGCGGCGAGCACCCCGACTGGGGCACGTACGTCTTCGACTTCGGCCGGCGCGAGGTGCGCAACTTCCTGGTCGCGAACGCGCTCTACTGGTGCGAGCAGTTCCATGCCGACGGGCTGCGGGTGGACGCGGTCGCCTCCATGCTCTACCTGGACTATTCCCGCCAGGAGGGCCAGTGGGTGCCCAACGTGCACGGCGGCCGGGAGAACCTGGAAGCCATCGCGCTCCTGCAGGAGGTCAACGCCACCGTCCACAAGCACCACCCGGGGGTGGTGATGGTCGCCGAGGAGTCGACCGCCTGGCCCGGTGTCACCCGCCCCACCAGCGACGGTGGGCTCGGCTTCGGCTTCAAGTGGAACATGGGCTGGATGCACGACACCCTGCTCTACACCTCGAAGGACCCGATCTACCGGCAGCACCACCACCATCAGCTCACCTTCTCCCTGGCGTACGCCTGGAGCGAGAACTACGTGCTGCCGATCAGCCACGACGAGGTGGTGCACGGCAAGGGGTCCCTGGTCGGCAAGATGCCCGGCGACACCTGGCAACGGCTGGCCAACGTGCGGGCGCTGCTGGCGTACATGTGGGCGCACCCCGGCAAGCAGCTGCTCTTCATGGGCTGCGAGCTGGCGGACGACCGGGAGTGGAGCGAGGAGCGCGGCCTCGACTGGTACCTGCTGCACGACCCGGCCCGGGCCGGCGTGCAACGCCTCGTCGGCGACCTGAACCGGATCTACCGGGCCACCCCGGCGCTGTGGGCGCAGGACACCGAGCCGGCCGGCTTCCGCTGGATCTCCGGTGACGACGCCGCCAACAACACGGTGTCGTTCGTCCGGATCGCCCCCGACGGCCGGACCCTGGTCTGCGTGGCCAACTTCTCCGCCGTGCCGCTCGAGGGCTACCGGGTCGGCCTGCCGGCCGGCGGCACCTGGGCCGAGGTGCTCAACACGGACGCCCACCACTACGGCGGATCGGGCGTGGGGAACCTGGGCGCGGTGCACGCCGAGAGCGTGCCCTGGCACGGCATGCCGGCGTCGGCGGCGCTGCGGGTGCCCCCGCTCGGCGTCCTCTGGCTCCGCCGCGACTGA
- a CDS encoding App1 family protein, translating into MPATPAGELAVPRLHRAARIEDAVHGLLERRLRRTGWKINIIAYAGYGAPGWARVLCRVLLGRPDVRQRARPEKVRGWRSFATLPAKYAKVTVETGDVRHETTADRSGFVDTVIEADFTPGWACVRLSVPDAEPVEALVRVLDPNVRFGILSDIDDTVMVTALPRPLLAAWNTFVLDEHARAAVPGMAVLYERLVTAHPGAPVFYLSTGAWNVAPTLTRFLSRHLYPAGPLLLTDWGPTADRWFRSGKEHKRATLARLAREFPDVRWLLIGDDGQHDQEIYREFAAAHPDNVAGVAIRRLSPTQSVLAGSLPAPPGRPSAGPVGQKWLSAPDGAGLWKLLRDAGLV; encoded by the coding sequence GTGCCAGCCACACCCGCCGGAGAGCTCGCCGTGCCTCGGCTGCACCGGGCCGCCCGGATCGAGGATGCCGTGCACGGCCTGTTGGAACGCCGGCTGCGCCGCACCGGCTGGAAAATCAACATCATCGCGTACGCCGGTTACGGCGCCCCGGGCTGGGCGCGGGTGCTCTGCCGGGTGCTGCTCGGCCGGCCCGACGTCCGGCAGCGGGCCCGGCCGGAGAAGGTCCGCGGCTGGCGCAGCTTCGCCACCCTGCCCGCCAAGTACGCCAAGGTGACCGTCGAGACCGGCGACGTACGCCACGAGACGACGGCGGACCGCAGCGGCTTCGTCGACACCGTCATCGAGGCCGACTTCACCCCCGGCTGGGCCTGCGTACGCCTCAGCGTGCCCGACGCCGAGCCGGTCGAGGCCCTGGTCCGCGTCCTCGACCCGAACGTCCGGTTCGGCATCCTCTCCGACATCGACGACACGGTCATGGTCACCGCGCTGCCCCGGCCGCTGCTCGCCGCCTGGAACACCTTCGTCCTTGACGAGCACGCCCGGGCCGCGGTGCCCGGCATGGCGGTGCTGTACGAGCGGCTGGTCACCGCCCACCCCGGCGCTCCCGTCTTCTACCTGTCGACCGGCGCGTGGAACGTCGCGCCGACGCTCACCCGGTTCCTGTCCCGGCACCTCTACCCGGCCGGGCCGCTGCTGCTCACCGACTGGGGGCCGACGGCCGACCGGTGGTTCCGCAGCGGCAAGGAGCACAAGCGGGCCACCCTGGCCCGGCTGGCCCGGGAGTTCCCGGACGTCCGGTGGCTGCTGATCGGCGACGACGGGCAGCACGACCAGGAGATCTACCGCGAGTTCGCCGCCGCCCACCCGGACAACGTGGCCGGGGTGGCGATCCGCCGGCTGTCGCCCACCCAGTCGGTGCTCGCCGGCAGCCTGCCCGCCCCGCCCGGCCGCCCCTCCGCCGGCCCGGTCGGGCAGAAGTGGCTCTCCGCGCCGGACGGCGCCGGCCTGTGGAAGCTGCTCCGCGACGCCGGCCTGGTCTGA
- a CDS encoding ArnT family glycosyltransferase codes for MAAPVHRPGRWRPTLDRPALVALLLGLAGVGYRLVLTLFTVPGSNSDEATFGLAALHIAHHHERPVFLYGQRYMGMLESYLAAPLVGWAGPSWPVLRLPVLALYAIFLWLSYRLTRRIFSPWLAVFAVGLLALGSERVVRDQLTVVGGRPEVKPAVLAMLLIAVALGERRVRHRWLATGGFGLLAGLALWSDWLIVPYLAAAGLVLLWAAPRDLIRWPGMLLVAGFLVGVAPMIKDNLVAPPGQDSLSVFRTISTRPGAPPSWSERVRGGLLEGVPLAGGLCPSSGCPRWLTWFGPAYLALLLAAAVLGVVAYRRAGDAAARVRAVAQLALVVGAALTLLGYVRSALSATDPLGNARYLSVLQISLPAVLWPLWLAAAHAARATAGPAARIGGAATGIGLAALTAATVAASGAFVGDAPSIRAEERRARELADAVGRAGLHEVYGDYWTCNRLIFNTGESVVCGVLDGTLTPGQNRYPAYWKRVGRAERPGYVLRIGSPAERTLRLLLGGRADAAVVAEVGDHRVYHPPIALRPWR; via the coding sequence GTGGCGGCACCAGTGCACAGACCGGGGCGGTGGCGTCCGACGCTCGACCGCCCGGCACTGGTCGCGCTGTTGCTCGGGCTGGCCGGGGTCGGTTACCGGCTGGTCCTGACGCTGTTCACGGTGCCCGGCTCGAACAGCGACGAGGCCACCTTCGGCCTCGCCGCCCTGCACATCGCCCACCACCACGAGCGGCCGGTTTTCCTCTACGGACAGCGCTACATGGGCATGCTGGAGTCGTACCTGGCGGCTCCGCTGGTCGGGTGGGCCGGGCCGAGCTGGCCGGTGCTGCGGCTGCCGGTGCTGGCGCTCTACGCGATCTTCCTCTGGTTGAGCTACCGGCTGACCCGCCGGATCTTCTCCCCCTGGCTGGCCGTCTTCGCGGTCGGGCTGCTGGCGCTCGGCTCGGAGCGGGTGGTTCGGGATCAGCTCACCGTGGTGGGCGGGCGGCCGGAGGTGAAGCCGGCGGTGCTGGCGATGCTGCTGATCGCGGTGGCCCTCGGCGAGCGTCGGGTACGGCACCGCTGGCTGGCCACCGGCGGGTTCGGCCTGCTCGCCGGGCTGGCCCTGTGGTCGGACTGGCTGATCGTGCCCTACCTGGCGGCCGCCGGGCTGGTGCTGCTCTGGGCCGCGCCCCGGGACCTGATCCGTTGGCCGGGGATGCTGCTGGTGGCCGGGTTCCTGGTCGGGGTCGCCCCGATGATCAAGGACAACCTCGTCGCCCCGCCCGGGCAGGACTCGCTGTCGGTGTTCCGGACGATCAGCACCAGGCCGGGGGCGCCGCCCTCCTGGTCGGAACGGGTGCGCGGCGGGCTGCTGGAGGGGGTGCCGCTGGCCGGCGGCCTCTGCCCGTCGAGCGGCTGCCCGCGGTGGCTGACCTGGTTCGGGCCGGCCTACCTGGCGCTGCTCCTGGCCGCCGCCGTGCTCGGCGTGGTCGCGTACCGGCGGGCCGGGGACGCCGCCGCGCGGGTCCGGGCGGTCGCCCAGCTCGCCCTGGTCGTCGGGGCCGCGCTGACCCTGCTCGGGTACGTGCGCAGCGCACTCTCCGCGACCGACCCGCTGGGCAACGCCCGTTACCTGTCGGTGCTGCAGATCTCGCTGCCGGCGGTGCTCTGGCCGCTCTGGCTGGCCGCCGCGCACGCCGCGCGGGCCACCGCCGGCCCGGCGGCCCGGATCGGGGGCGCGGCGACGGGGATCGGGCTGGCCGCGCTGACCGCCGCGACGGTGGCGGCCTCCGGGGCGTTCGTCGGCGACGCGCCGTCGATCAGGGCCGAGGAGCGGCGGGCGCGGGAGCTGGCCGACGCGGTCGGCCGGGCCGGCCTGCACGAGGTGTACGGGGACTACTGGACCTGCAACCGGCTGATCTTCAACACCGGCGAGTCGGTGGTCTGCGGGGTGCTCGACGGCACCCTGACGCCGGGGCAGAACCGCTACCCGGCGTACTGGAAGCGGGTGGGGCGGGCGGAGCGGCCCGGGTACGTGCTGCGGATCGGGTCACCCGCGGAACGGACGTTGCGCCTGCTGCTCGGTGGCCGGGCCGACGCGGCCGTGGTCGCCGAGGTCGGCGACCATCGCGTCTACCACCCGCCGATCGCCCTGCGACCGTGGCGCTGA
- the yaaA gene encoding peroxide stress protein YaaA, translating into MLILLPPSEGKAEAGTGRRLDLTRLSLPELTPAREEVLTTLVALCAGPDEAAARAALGLSEGQRGEVRRNARLREAATAPAARVYTGVLYAALDPASLPPAAERLARRCVLVSSGLWGAVRLTDRIPPYRCPVGARLPGIGALSAYWRRALAPAMLAAAGDGPVLDLRSGAYAATWAPRGVVAERTVTVRVLHERDVDGVPTRSVVSHFNKATKGRLVRDLLTAGVRPRNADALVGALRDLKYTVEEQPAATGRPRQLDIVVTEL; encoded by the coding sequence GTGCTCATCCTGCTGCCCCCGTCCGAGGGCAAGGCCGAGGCCGGCACCGGACGCCGGCTGGACCTGACCCGGCTCTCCCTGCCGGAGCTGACCCCGGCCCGGGAGGAGGTGCTGACCACCCTGGTCGCGCTCTGCGCCGGGCCGGACGAGGCGGCGGCCCGGGCCGCGCTGGGCCTGAGCGAGGGGCAGCGCGGCGAGGTGCGCCGCAACGCCCGGCTGCGCGAGGCGGCCACCGCGCCCGCCGCGCGGGTCTACACCGGCGTGCTCTACGCGGCACTCGACCCGGCCTCGCTGCCACCGGCGGCGGAGCGGCTGGCCCGCCGCTGCGTGCTGGTCAGCTCCGGGCTGTGGGGAGCGGTACGCCTCACCGACCGGATCCCGCCCTACCGCTGCCCGGTCGGGGCGCGGCTGCCGGGCATCGGCGCGCTGTCGGCGTACTGGCGCCGGGCACTGGCCCCGGCGATGCTGGCGGCGGCCGGCGACGGGCCGGTGCTGGACCTGCGCTCGGGCGCGTACGCGGCCACCTGGGCGCCGCGCGGGGTGGTCGCGGAGCGCACGGTGACGGTCCGGGTGCTGCACGAGCGCGACGTGGACGGGGTGCCGACCCGTTCCGTGGTGAGCCATTTCAACAAGGCCACCAAGGGCCGGCTGGTGCGCGACCTGTTGACCGCCGGCGTGCGGCCGCGCAACGCCGACGCCCTGGTCGGGGCACTGCGGGACCTCAAGTACACGGTCGAGGAGCAGCCGGCGGCAACCGGGCGGCCACGCCAGCTCGACATCGTTGTCACGGAGCTGTAG
- a CDS encoding TAXI family TRAP transporter solute-binding subunit, producing MSRHWTARVRRRAAGPVALVTLLVSALAGLAACRDAPTQPVRIRIATGSPTAVYHAFGQSLATILNRELPGVQASVVVTAASAQNVRLVGSGEAELGFTQADVLPPDSAEHPAVLAVARVYDDLLHLVTTAGGPVRTLADLRGRRVSVGADGSGTEITATRLLEVAQLGGDQIRKEHLGLDDSVAALSAGRIDAFFFSGGLPVRGVANLADSTAIRLIDLGDWVEPLRRGYGQVYVTRDVPRSVYGVEPVSTVANPNYLVVRADLPEPLVREVTRLLMERREELAAAHPAAGRMSPRSAIATTPLPLHPGATDWYRATKP from the coding sequence GTGAGCCGACACTGGACCGCGCGCGTCCGCCGCCGGGCCGCCGGACCGGTGGCCCTGGTGACGCTGCTGGTGTCCGCCCTCGCCGGGCTCGCCGCCTGCCGGGACGCACCGACCCAGCCGGTGCGGATCCGGATCGCCACCGGCAGCCCGACCGCCGTCTACCACGCCTTCGGCCAGTCGCTGGCCACCATCCTCAACCGGGAGCTGCCCGGAGTGCAGGCCAGCGTGGTGGTCACCGCCGCCTCCGCGCAGAACGTCCGGCTGGTCGGCTCCGGCGAGGCCGAACTGGGCTTCACCCAGGCCGACGTGCTGCCGCCGGACTCGGCGGAGCACCCCGCCGTGCTCGCCGTGGCCCGCGTCTACGACGACCTGCTGCACCTGGTCACCACCGCCGGTGGGCCGGTGCGGACGCTGGCCGATCTGCGCGGGCGGCGGGTGTCGGTGGGCGCGGACGGCTCCGGCACGGAGATCACCGCGACCCGGCTGCTGGAGGTGGCCCAGCTGGGTGGCGACCAGATCCGCAAGGAGCACCTCGGCCTGGACGACTCGGTGGCGGCGCTGAGCGCCGGTCGCATCGACGCCTTCTTCTTCTCCGGCGGGTTGCCGGTCCGGGGCGTGGCGAACCTGGCGGACAGCACCGCCATCCGGCTGATCGACCTCGGCGACTGGGTCGAGCCGCTGCGTCGCGGGTACGGGCAGGTCTACGTGACCCGGGACGTCCCCCGCTCGGTGTACGGGGTGGAGCCGGTCAGCACGGTGGCCAACCCCAACTACCTGGTCGTTCGCGCGGACCTGCCGGAGCCGTTGGTGCGGGAGGTGACCCGGCTGCTGATGGAGCGCCGGGAGGAGCTGGCCGCCGCCCATCCGGCGGCCGGCCGGATGAGTCCCCGGTCGGCGATCGCCACCACCCCCCTGCCCCTGCATCCCGGGGCAACGGACTGGTACCGCGCGACGAAGCCGTGA